The stretch of DNA TTCTTGTTTCTATAATTTTTTTTGATGAAATTGTTATATAACAGAAACTGTAATTGGATATCTAAAAAACAAATAAATAAAGCAAACATTTTACTCATCATAATTAATCTTTTTTTTGAAGAAATTCACTGTACATTTGCCTATTAATAGATTAGAATGACAGCTCAAAAGAAAAATATTTCCATCTGGAAAAATAAAGAATTCATTCCATTCATATTTTTGCGTTTTGCACTCATCTTTGCTCTTTTTATGCAAAGTACATCGGTGGCTTATGAAATTTTCGAAGTTACCAGAAAAGAAATTTTTCTAGGTCTCATCGGCTTGTTCGAGTTTGCACCCATATTGCTTACCGCATTCTATGCAGGACAATTGGTGGATAAAATCGATAAACGAAAGATTCTCATTCTTTCCATTGCTACCTATATGCTCATTTCTTTTTTATTAATGATAATACATTTTCCAACCGTTAGAAACCATCTAGGGATCAATTACTATTTGGCACTTTGTTACTTTTGTTTTTTTGTATTAGGCCTAACAAGAGCTTTCAGCGGACCGGCACTGTTTGCTTTATTAGCTTTGGTCGTGCGCAAAGAAAATTATACCAAGGCAATCCCGATTTCGTCTTCCGCTTTCATGATTGGGTCTGTTCTCGGTCCCTTGGCAGGCGGCGTAATATTGGCGCATTATGGAATAGAAATTACACTAATTTCTGCCTTCTCGATGATGGTGCTTTCTATGATAATGTGTTTATTGATTTCGACAAAACCACCTCAAAAATCAGAAGAATTATCAGAAGAAAGCCCTTGGCAGCGTATAAAGGAAGGACTGAAGTTTATCTGGGCTTCTCCCATTATTTTGGCTGTTCTAAGCTTAGATATGTTTGCCGTTTTCTTTGGTGGTGCAGAATCTCTATTGCCCGCTTTTGTAAATAAAGTTCTGAATCAAGGCTCAGAAACTTTCGGTTTATTGCGCTCTGCACACGGAATTGGCTCGCTCATTATGCTACTGCTTTTGTCTTTTATCCCATCATTACTCAGAGGAAACGTTGGGCCAAAACTATTAGGTACTATCGGTTTATACGGTTTATCGATTATTTCTTTTGGTTTGATGAGAAACCTTGTGCTATGTTTTATTGTTTTAATGTTGGCAGGCTGTTTCGATGCAATATCCATGGTGATAAGACAAAGTATTCTACAACTCAAAACACCCGAAAACCTAAAAGGGAGAGTTTCTTCCGTTAACTCTATTTTCGTTAGCTCATCCAATGAATTAGGCGCTTTAGAGAGTGGGGTAGCGGCAACAATTTTAGGGTTGGTCCCAGCAATTATTTTCGGTGGTAGTATGACAATCTTAACCGTAATCCTGATCGCAATTTTTATAAAACCAATACGAAAAGTATACTTAGAATAGATTTTTTTATCTGAAATATTTTTCGGCCTCTAAAATACTTTGTGGTTTTCCGACATCGATAAGGTAATCACCTGTATGATCGTATCCTAAAATGTAGTTTTCTTTCATCAAACGCATATAGCTTTTCATGATCGAAAATTTTCCTTCTTCGGTAATTTTGTCAAAAATATCTGATCGTAAAATATGTATGCCACTAAAAGCGTATTCGTGCAGTTTTAGCCTTGGATTAACGATGATATCTTCCTCAGTTGTTAGATTTCGCCAACCTTGTAATCGCATTTCTTCTGTAAAAAGCAATTTCCGAGACGAGCTTCTTTTGCTTACTGCTAAACTAGCAATTGGCTTGTACTTCTGGTGAAAGTCGATCAATTTTTTTAGTGAGAATTTCGTTAGAATATCCGCATTCATCACTACAAAATCTTCTGTGAAGTATTCTCTAGCGTTGAGCAAACCACCACCAGTTTCTAATATATCTTTTTCGAAAATCAATCGGATTTTCATACCAAAACATTCATTTTCTTCGAGATATTTTTCTATCTGTTCGGCAAAATGATGTGTATTGATCACCACTTCATCTATCCCGTTTTGTTGGAGGTAGGTTAAATTTCGCTGCAACAGTGTTTGATTATTGACTACTGCCAAAGCTTTAGGATGCGACAAGGTAAACGGCTGTAAACGAGTGCCCAAACCAGCGGCGAATAACATGGCTTTCATTTCAAAATAATAATATAAAAATTAATAAGGAAGATTGATCCAGTTTTTTTCTTCTTGGACTATATGCTGCACATTCACCTGTACACTTGGATAATGCGTTTTGATATACATTGCTATCTGATCGGCACAATACACCGAGCGGTGTTGTCCACCAGTACAACCAAAGTTTATTTCTAAATTGTTGAAATTTCGGTCGATATAATCTTCGATAGAAATACTAATCACTTTTTTTACGCCTTCTAAAAATACAGGAGCTTTGGTTTTCTCTTCTAGAAAAGTTATCACTTCCTGATCGCGACCTGTTAAAGTTTTATATTGATCGAATCGACCTGGATTGAGAATTCCTCGACAGTCGAATACAAATCCTCCGCCGTTTCCAGAAGAATCTTTGGGGATTTCTCTTTT from Weeksella virosa DSM 16922 encodes:
- a CDS encoding MFS transporter; amino-acid sequence: MTAQKKNISIWKNKEFIPFIFLRFALIFALFMQSTSVAYEIFEVTRKEIFLGLIGLFEFAPILLTAFYAGQLVDKIDKRKILILSIATYMLISFLLMIIHFPTVRNHLGINYYLALCYFCFFVLGLTRAFSGPALFALLALVVRKENYTKAIPISSSAFMIGSVLGPLAGGVILAHYGIEITLISAFSMMVLSMIMCLLISTKPPQKSEELSEESPWQRIKEGLKFIWASPIILAVLSLDMFAVFFGGAESLLPAFVNKVLNQGSETFGLLRSAHGIGSLIMLLLLSFIPSLLRGNVGPKLLGTIGLYGLSIISFGLMRNLVLCFIVLMLAGCFDAISMVIRQSILQLKTPENLKGRVSSVNSIFVSSSNELGALESGVAATILGLVPAIIFGGSMTILTVILIAIFIKPIRKVYLE
- a CDS encoding nucleotidyltransferase family protein, which gives rise to MKAMLFAAGLGTRLQPFTLSHPKALAVVNNQTLLQRNLTYLQQNGIDEVVINTHHFAEQIEKYLEENECFGMKIRLIFEKDILETGGGLLNAREYFTEDFVVMNADILTKFSLKKLIDFHQKYKPIASLAVSKRSSSRKLLFTEEMRLQGWRNLTTEEDIIVNPRLKLHEYAFSGIHILRSDIFDKITEEGKFSIMKSYMRLMKENYILGYDHTGDYLIDVGKPQSILEAEKYFR
- a CDS encoding RapZ C-terminal domain-containing protein; the encoded protein is MVTPLNINVRSFSYKREIPKDSSGNGGGFVFDCRGILNPGRFDQYKTLTGRDQEVITFLEEKTKAPVFLEGVKKVISISIEDYIDRNFNNLEINFGCTGGQHRSVYCADQIAMYIKTHYPSVQVNVQHIVQEEKNWINLPY